Proteins encoded by one window of Porphyromonas vaginalis:
- a CDS encoding polysaccharide biosynthesis tyrosine autokinase, translating into MEYPTTSNQQEPIHSSEEVSTFSLRDILVILQGNWLFILLSFLVCLALGFLYIKSSSHQYSRSASLLIKSETSINSAIAQLAQFTGDKHSYSDDVSNQIIILGTERVVSETVRRLGLDVQYHYDAGLRERDLYKQSPVYIRFVDADPDEKVSLRVKLDKDDADNQVILYDIKSSLTGKVQEPIVAMLGDTIATPVGKIVVESTPYYSNFSNYEVVKVQKDNFNAVVRSYMKALQVSLQQKDASVIKLTIQSGNPQLAEDFLSTLILVYTELERSDKVKIAESTQRFVDDRLAIISSELGQVDAEIEGFKQSQQIADIQAEAQEYIKGSSEVKTRLVELNNSISIAQFVRGHLKDKNQMESLIPANVGIASPAIEAAIAKYNELLLKRDQLQTNSSSQNPLVQELNTQLAAQRLSIITSIDNLISTLEVERQGILSEQSSYKGRITSVPMQERIVGSIYRQQKIKEELYLFLLNVREQNALSIEAAESNARLIQAPTGPAEPVSPRVPIIMLAAGLLGLLIPAAVLYIRGIANNRIRGKADIELYTTIPVLGEIPHYKASKKHIKQIEEQIKDKLVGLSSKERNEIIDQAARMFIVGHHRRSLVSEAFTVVRSNISFLTPDHDAPNKRILVTSAIPGSGKTFTSSNLALSLAQAGNRVLLIDCDIRKNTLSKAIGMHQAGQLGLTSFLSDSKISPEQIISPTSVSDLLCVVPSGPIPPNPTELLMSPRFEELLRYSDETFDYVVLDTIPVLNLADTRVISHLTDITIMVVRENHLPRRLLPELEKLYREKRLKGLSIVLNDAGVGASSYGYSYGSYGSYGSYGNEKED; encoded by the coding sequence ATGGAATACCCCACAACTTCTAACCAGCAGGAGCCTATACACTCCTCTGAGGAGGTCAGCACATTCTCCCTACGAGATATTCTGGTGATCCTTCAGGGCAACTGGCTCTTCATACTGTTATCATTCCTCGTTTGCCTGGCACTAGGATTTCTCTATATCAAGTCCTCATCCCATCAATACAGTCGCTCTGCGAGTCTCTTGATCAAGAGTGAGACCTCGATCAACTCTGCCATAGCGCAGCTAGCGCAGTTTACGGGAGACAAGCACTCCTACAGCGATGATGTCTCTAATCAGATCATTATCTTAGGCACCGAGCGTGTCGTCAGCGAGACCGTACGTCGCCTCGGACTAGATGTGCAGTACCATTACGATGCAGGGCTACGAGAGAGAGACCTCTACAAGCAGTCGCCCGTATACATTCGCTTTGTCGATGCTGATCCAGACGAAAAGGTCAGCCTCCGTGTCAAGCTGGACAAAGATGATGCAGACAACCAAGTGATCCTCTACGACATCAAAAGTTCACTGACCGGCAAGGTGCAAGAGCCTATCGTCGCAATGCTAGGCGATACCATCGCTACGCCCGTTGGCAAGATAGTCGTAGAGAGCACACCATACTACAGCAACTTCTCAAACTACGAAGTAGTGAAGGTGCAAAAAGACAACTTCAATGCGGTCGTGCGTAGCTATATGAAGGCGCTCCAAGTATCTCTCCAGCAGAAGGACGCCTCCGTCATCAAGCTCACCATACAGTCGGGCAATCCACAGCTGGCTGAGGACTTTCTCTCCACACTCATCCTCGTCTACACAGAGCTAGAGCGCTCGGACAAGGTCAAGATAGCCGAGAGTACGCAGCGCTTTGTCGATGATCGCCTAGCTATCATTAGCTCCGAACTGGGGCAAGTCGATGCGGAGATCGAAGGCTTCAAGCAGTCGCAGCAGATCGCCGACATACAGGCCGAAGCGCAAGAGTACATCAAGGGCAGCTCGGAAGTCAAGACGCGGCTTGTCGAGCTAAACAATAGTATCTCCATCGCTCAGTTTGTCCGAGGGCACCTTAAGGACAAGAATCAGATGGAGTCTCTCATTCCAGCCAATGTGGGTATTGCCTCTCCGGCTATCGAAGCGGCTATCGCTAAGTACAACGAACTACTGCTCAAGCGTGACCAGCTACAAACTAACTCTAGTAGCCAGAACCCGCTCGTTCAGGAGCTCAACACCCAGCTCGCAGCTCAGAGACTCTCTATCATCACATCCATAGACAACCTCATATCGACACTCGAGGTGGAGCGTCAAGGCATTCTCTCCGAGCAGTCTAGCTACAAGGGGCGTATCACCTCTGTGCCTATGCAGGAGCGCATCGTGGGGAGCATCTACCGACAGCAGAAGATCAAGGAGGAGCTCTACCTCTTCCTCCTCAACGTACGGGAGCAAAACGCACTCTCTATCGAAGCTGCCGAGTCTAACGCTCGTCTCATCCAGGCTCCCACAGGTCCTGCCGAGCCAGTCAGTCCTCGTGTACCGATCATCATGCTCGCTGCTGGTCTGCTCGGTCTACTGATCCCAGCTGCCGTACTATATATACGAGGCATCGCCAATAATAGGATACGAGGTAAGGCAGACATAGAGCTCTACACCACCATCCCCGTGCTAGGCGAGATACCTCACTACAAGGCATCCAAGAAGCATATCAAGCAGATAGAGGAGCAGATCAAAGATAAACTTGTAGGACTAAGCAGTAAGGAGCGAAACGAGATCATAGACCAAGCAGCTCGTATGTTCATCGTCGGGCATCACAGACGTAGTCTCGTCTCCGAGGCTTTCACCGTCGTACGCTCCAATATCTCTTTCCTCACACCCGACCACGATGCACCTAACAAGCGCATCCTAGTCACCTCTGCTATACCAGGCTCGGGCAAGACCTTTACTTCGTCCAACCTTGCACTGAGCTTAGCACAAGCTGGCAACCGTGTATTGCTGATAGACTGTGACATTCGTAAGAATACGCTCTCGAAGGCCATCGGCATGCACCAAGCTGGACAGTTAGGACTCACATCTTTCCTCTCCGACAGCAAGATAAGCCCAGAGCAGATCATCTCTCCGACCTCTGTGTCTGACTTGCTCTGTGTCGTACCTAGTGGTCCCATACCGCCCAATCCTACAGAGCTACTCATGTCGCCACGGTTTGAGGAGCTACTGCGTTATTCCGATGAGACCTTTGACTATGTCGTACTAGACACGATCCCTGTCCTCAACCTCGCTGACACCCGTGTCATCAGTCATCTGACGGACATCACCATCATGGTCGTTCGTGAGAATCACTTACCACGTCGTCTCCTGCCTGAGTTGGAGAAGCTCTATCGTGAGAAGCGACTCAAGGGACTCAGCATTGTGCTTAACGACGCTGGTGTAGGAGCCTCCTCCTATGGCTATAGTTACGGAAGCTATGGAAGCTACGGAAGCTACGGTAATGAAAAGGAGGATTAA
- a CDS encoding tyrosine-protein phosphatase, producing the protein MWWLTRHKKVDIVAAGWLEGMTDIHCHLVPAVDDGSRSLDETRQLIEAMRSVGIQRIITTPHIYRRYPHNDSDTLRQELERLLPDLSDLDMPLTLGAEHMLDEGFEAHLAKPLLTLGDSKYLLVETSFVGAPLDLYRLIQSVLSAGAIPMLAHPERYLYMDNEEYSRLRGAGCAFQLNLFSLTGMYGERVEKRAQQLLERGLYSFVGTDTHRIERFRKTIASAKTYARYEESIRVLMSNNQTLVSPHE; encoded by the coding sequence ATGTGGTGGCTGACAAGGCATAAGAAGGTAGACATCGTCGCTGCTGGCTGGCTCGAGGGGATGACAGACATACACTGTCACCTCGTCCCTGCGGTCGATGACGGCAGCCGCTCGCTAGACGAGACCCGCCAGCTCATCGAGGCAATGCGCTCGGTCGGCATCCAGCGCATCATCACCACGCCACACATCTATAGGCGCTATCCGCACAACGACAGCGACACCCTAAGGCAAGAGCTAGAGCGACTGCTCCCTGACCTGTCAGATCTAGATATGCCGCTCACGCTCGGAGCTGAGCACATGCTAGACGAAGGCTTTGAGGCGCACCTCGCCAAGCCTCTGCTCACACTAGGCGACAGCAAGTACCTCCTCGTGGAGACCTCGTTCGTAGGTGCTCCCCTAGACCTTTACCGGCTCATCCAGAGTGTCCTATCGGCAGGTGCCATCCCGATGTTGGCTCATCCTGAGCGATACCTCTATATGGACAATGAGGAGTATAGTCGCCTACGAGGTGCAGGGTGCGCCTTCCAGCTCAACCTCTTCAGCCTCACAGGCATGTATGGAGAGCGTGTTGAGAAGCGCGCACAGCAGCTCCTCGAGCGAGGTCTCTATAGCTTTGTAGGCACAGACACCCATCGCATAGAACGCTTCCGTAAGACGATCGCATCTGCCAAGACTTACGCTCGCTACGAAGAGTCTATACGCGTTCTCATGAGCAATAACCAAACACTCGTGTCTCCACACGAATAA